The genomic region AAAGCTTGATAGGCATATTAAACAATCTAGATAGATGATGACTTGTCAATACATCTTCAATATGGCCACTACACTGTACTGTTCCTTCTGTCAGCAATAATGCATGTGTAAAGTCAGACGTGACTTCTTCTATAAAATGAGTCACATAAATCACTGCTGTTTGCGGAAAATTCCTATACAGTTGTTTTAAAGTATCTATAAATGACTCTCTTGATACAAAATCTAATCCGTTACACGGCTCATCCAAAATAAGTAACCTCGGAAACCCCATCATTGCACGTGCAATTAAGACTCTTTGTTGTTCGCCCGTAGATAAAAGTCCAAAGTGTTGATGCGCAAATTTTTCAATATTCAATGTAGTTAACATATGATTCGCAGCCTTAATATCTGCTTCAGTGGGTTTTTGGTACAAACCGACTGACTTGTATAAACCGCTCAAAACAATATCAATGACATATTCACCTTCTGCAAACCGTTCTCTAAGGCCACCTGATACAAATCCGATGCGCTCTCGAACAGCATGTGCCGAATACCCTTGTTGACCAGGAATCATTCCAAATAGAGACACTTCTCCTGATGTTGCAAAATCATATGCGTTAATAATGTTAAGTAGTGTTGACTTTCCAGCACCATTTAATCCATACACAAGCCAGCGTTCTCCTTCATTGACCTCCCAGGTGACATCAGAAAGAATCTGTCGCCCAGCCTTTTGTTTCTCTAGCGCTTTAACAGAAAATAACATTGGTATCACCTCCCCTTTGATCATGCATATTAAACTTATCATAACATAAATTGTCTGAAATTTTTAAAATGTAAAAAGAGACAGTGATGGGACGTAAATAGCTCAGTAATCAAAAAACTTCGAGGTTTCGTAAGAATTTACGAAAAATCTCGAAGCTTTTCCTTTCATTAGATGATTCATTCAATGATACGAAAGTGTCTTTTTTAAAAGATTTTTATGTAAAATGACATGTATATCACGTCGTATTGTTGACGAGACTTCTGAGGGAATAGGATGACGACCCATCCCCTAGGAAATGCGAGCCAAACAATACGAATGATTGATAAAATCGAGT from Staphylococcus felis harbors:
- a CDS encoding ABC transporter ATP-binding protein produces the protein MLFSVKALEKQKAGRQILSDVTWEVNEGERWLVYGLNGAGKSTLLNIINAYDFATSGEVSLFGMIPGQQGYSAHAVRERIGFVSGGLRERFAEGEYVIDIVLSGLYKSVGLYQKPTEADIKAANHMLTTLNIEKFAHQHFGLLSTGEQQRVLIARAMMGFPRLLILDEPCNGLDFVSRESFIDTLKQLYRNFPQTAVIYVTHFIEEVTSDFTHALLLTEGTVQCSGHIEDVLTSHHLSRLFNMPIKLYQHHRRFQIVRI